Part of the Acidobacteriota bacterium genome, GCGCCTGCCCCGCTTCGTCGGCCTCGGCCAGGCCATGCGGATGATCCTCACCGGCGACTTCATCCCCGCCAACGAGGCGCGCTCCATGGGATTGGTGGAGATGGTGGCGGCCCCCGACGAGCTGCGGGAGAAGACTTTGGAGCTCGCCGCCCACATCGCCACCCGCAGCCCCGCCACCCTGCGCCTGGCCAAGGAAGCGGTGCGCGCCAGCCAGCGCCTGCCCCTGGACCAGGGCATCGTCTACGAGCGCGACCTCTTCTGCCTCGCCTTCGCCACCGAGGACAAGGAAGAGGGCGTGGACGCCTTCATCAACAAGCGCGATCCCCAGTGGAAGGGCCGCTGAGCAGCCCTTCCCCGCCTCGAAAGTCAGAGCATCTGCTGCGGGTCGAGGATCCGGATCCGCGGTGGTGGAGGCTCCTCCGCCGCGGCCCCCGGCGATGCCGCCGCCGAGAGCCACTGCCACCAGAGCTCGCCGGAGGCCAGCAGCGACGCCAGGTCCAGGCCGTGGCTCCGGGGCGCCAGGGGCTCCAGACGCCGCAGGCCGCGGCTCAGCACCCGCGCCGCCGGCGCCGGCCGCTGACGCCGGCGATAGTGGTACATCCCCACCGCCACCTGGATCAGCCCTTGGAAGAGATCCCGGGGCTCCGGCGTCGTCGAGCGCCAGATCTCCTCCCACAGCTCGTGGGCGTCAAAATATTCCTCTTGATTGAAGCAGCGCACGCCGGCGGCGAAGAGCTCCCGGCGACGCTCGGCGGTGAGCACCGGGTGTAGCTCGGGCTGGATGCTGTCCGCCGGCTCTTTCATCGGCTCACGGCAGGTGCCATCAGCTCACGGCAGACCATACCGCCGGCGCTTCTCCCACAGCGCCTTGCGGCTGATCCCCAACAGCTCCGCCGCCCGGCCCTGATGGCCACGGGTATACGCGAGGGTGCGTTGAATATGACGCCGCTCCAACTCCTCCAGAGACTCGGGACGCTGCGCCGCCGAGCCCGCCGGCGGCTGCGGACTCAAGGGCCCTTCCGGCCGCAGCACCAGCTCCCGCTCCAGCAGATTGCGCAGCTGGCGCAGATTGCCCGGCCAGGAGTGTTCCAGAATCCAGCGGCGAGCTTCGTCGGCGAGCTCCAACGACCGCTGGAAGCGCTCCGACAGATCCCCCAGCACCGCCTCCAACAACAGCGGCAGATCCTCCCGCCGCTGGCTCAGGGCCGGTAGACGATAGGCCAGGACCTCGAGGCGATAGAAGAGATCGGCGCGGAA contains:
- a CDS encoding DUF309 domain-containing protein translates to MKEPADSIQPELHPVLTAERRRELFAAGVRCFNQEEYFDAHELWEEIWRSTTPEPRDLFQGLIQVAVGMYHYRRRQRPAPAARVLSRGLRRLEPLAPRSHGLDLASLLASGELWWQWLSAAASPGAAAEEPPPPRIRILDPQQML